From Cronobacter turicensis z3032, the proteins below share one genomic window:
- the yhjU gene encoding Uncharacterized protein yhjU translates to MTNHVHSAPLARSGWQNWRGLSGWNYYFLLKFGLLWTGYLNFHPLANLVFMAFLLFPIPNLRLHRLRHWIAIPVGIGLFWHDTWLPGPESIMSQGSQVAGFSTDYVLDLVTRFINWQMIGAAFVLLVAWMFLSQWVRVTVFVVAIMVWLNVLTVTGPVVSLWPAGNTTAATVTTTGGTAAPTVANAAGTVVAGDIPLQTAPANNQSINDWLNSFYTSESKRQTPFPASLPADAQPFDLLVINICSLAWSDVDATGLMSHPLWSHFDIVFKNFNSGTSYSGPAAIRLLRASCGQPSHKNLYQPAGEQCYLFDNLAKLGFKRHLMMDHNGEFGNFLKEVRENGNMQEPLMDQSGLPVNLLSFDGSPVYDDTAVLNRWQQTVKSEGSDRSATFFNLLPLHDGNHYPGNSKTADYKARAQKLFDELDAFLTQLEKENRRVMVVMVPEHGAALQGDRMQVSGLRDIPSPSITHVPVGIKFIGMKAPHQGAAIDIDQPSSFLAISELVVRMLDGKNFVADNVDWQGLTSNLPQSAPVSENANAVVVQYQGKPWVRLSGGDWVPYPQ, encoded by the coding sequence ATGACTAATCACGTTCATTCCGCTCCCCTTGCCCGCTCGGGCTGGCAAAACTGGCGCGGTCTTTCCGGCTGGAACTACTATTTTTTGCTGAAATTCGGTCTGCTCTGGACGGGCTATCTGAATTTCCACCCGCTCGCCAACCTGGTGTTTATGGCGTTTCTGCTGTTCCCCATTCCGAACCTGCGCCTGCATCGCCTGCGCCACTGGATAGCGATTCCTGTCGGCATCGGTCTGTTCTGGCATGACACCTGGCTGCCTGGCCCTGAAAGCATTATGAGTCAGGGCTCGCAGGTGGCGGGCTTCAGCACCGATTATGTGCTGGATCTCGTGACGCGCTTTATTAACTGGCAGATGATTGGTGCCGCTTTTGTGCTGCTGGTCGCCTGGATGTTTCTCTCCCAGTGGGTGCGGGTGACGGTGTTTGTGGTGGCGATTATGGTCTGGCTCAATGTGCTGACCGTGACCGGCCCGGTCGTCTCGCTGTGGCCTGCCGGCAATACCACGGCGGCGACGGTCACCACAACCGGCGGCACCGCGGCGCCGACCGTCGCGAACGCCGCCGGTACGGTGGTGGCGGGCGATATTCCGCTGCAAACCGCGCCTGCGAACAACCAGAGCATTAACGACTGGCTGAACAGCTTCTATACCAGCGAATCCAAACGCCAGACGCCTTTCCCGGCGAGCCTGCCGGCGGATGCGCAGCCGTTCGATCTGCTGGTGATTAACATCTGTTCGCTGGCCTGGTCTGATGTAGACGCCACCGGCCTGATGTCGCACCCGCTGTGGTCGCATTTCGACATCGTGTTTAAGAACTTTAATTCCGGCACATCGTACAGCGGCCCGGCGGCAATTCGCCTGCTGCGCGCAAGCTGCGGTCAGCCGTCGCATAAAAACCTGTACCAGCCTGCCGGTGAACAGTGCTATCTGTTCGATAACCTGGCGAAGCTCGGCTTTAAGCGCCACCTGATGATGGACCATAACGGCGAGTTCGGTAACTTCCTCAAAGAAGTGCGCGAAAACGGCAATATGCAGGAGCCGCTGATGGATCAGTCCGGGCTGCCAGTGAATCTGTTGTCGTTTGACGGCTCGCCGGTATATGACGATACGGCGGTGCTCAATCGCTGGCAGCAGACCGTGAAGAGCGAGGGCAGCGATCGCAGCGCCACGTTCTTTAACCTGCTGCCGCTGCATGACGGCAACCACTATCCGGGCAACAGTAAAACCGCCGATTACAAAGCGCGCGCGCAGAAGCTGTTTGACGAGCTGGATGCGTTCCTGACGCAGCTTGAGAAAGAGAACCGCAGAGTGATGGTGGTGATGGTGCCGGAACATGGCGCGGCGCTGCAGGGCGACAGGATGCAGGTATCCGGCCTGCGCGATATCCCAAGCCCGTCCATCACCCATGTGCCGGTCGGCATTAAGTTTATCGGTATGAAAGCGCCGCATCAGGGCGCGGCTATCGATATCGACCAGCCGAGCAGCTTCCTGGCGATTTCCGAGCTGGTGGTGCGGATGCTGGATGGTAAGAACTTTGTGGCCGATAACGTGGACTGGCAGGGGCTGACCAGTAACCTGCCGCAGAGCGCGCCGGTCTCCGAAAACGCCAACGCCGTGGTAGTGCAGTACCAGGGCAAACCATGGGTGCGCTTAAGCGGCGGCGACTGGGTGCCTTACCCGCAATAA
- the yhjR gene encoding Uncharacterized protein yhjR translates to MPENDAKAARQPDRGYTFQNDFEALSRVFSLPDLDYTDISQREQLATAIARWPLLAELARRDAGAQG, encoded by the coding sequence ATGCCTGAGAATGACGCTAAGGCCGCACGCCAGCCCGATCGTGGCTATACCTTCCAGAATGATTTTGAAGCGCTCAGCCGGGTGTTTTCACTTCCAGATCTTGACTACACCGATATATCGCAACGTGAACAACTCGCGACGGCAATTGCACGCTGGCCGCTGCTGGCGGAATTAGCGCGTCGTGACGCAGGAGCGCAAGGATGA
- the bcsA gene encoding Cellulose synthase catalytic subunit [UDP-forming] has translation MRERYITYRRNGAPPFSAALGCLWLTLAWLLLPLENPRWQAIRAQHALLFPHIHPDRPRPLDTVRYLLQALWLVTLRPWRAVGAPRWRPVSALQIWRERFNLWLESLPQRFSDETDHLNEQKELGHINERLRRVVLGVVVFFSLVLALLCVTQPFNPLSQFIFLMLLWGVALLVRRLPGRFSALMLIVLSLTVSCRYIWWRYTSTLNWNDPVSLVCGLVLLVAETYAWVVLVLGYFQVIWPLNRQPVPLPKDLKTWPSVDIFVPTYNEDLHVVKNTIYASLGIDWPKDKLKIWILDDGNREEFRRFAESVGVEYVARPTHEHAKAGNINNALKLAKGDFVSIFDCDHVPTRSFLQLTLGWFLKDKKLAMMQTPHHFFSPDPFERNLGRFRKTPNEGTLFYGLVQDGNDMWDATFFCGSCAVIRRGPLDEIGGIAVETVTEDAHTSLRLHRRGYTSAYMRIPQAAGLATESLSAHIGQRIRWARGMVQIFRLDNPLFGKGLKLGQRLCYVNAMLHFLSGVPRLIFLTAPLAFLLLHAYIIYAPALMIALFVLPHMAHASLTNSKIQGKYRHSFWSEIYETVLAWYITRPTMVALFNPHKGKFNVTAKGGLVEEEYVDWVISRPYLMLVLINLLGVLVGVWRYFYGPANEMLTVIVSIVWVFYNLIILGGAVAVSVESKQVRRAHRVEMVMPAAIAREDGHLFSCTVQDYSDGGLGIKVHGGAQLLQGQKVNLLMKRGAQEYVFPAKVVRVFGDEIGLNLDGLTTRQHIDFVQCTFARADTWALWQDSFPEDKPLESMLDILKLGFRGYRHLAEFAPASLKIVFRTLTTLVSWIVSFIPRRPDRTALGERALPVMAQQ, from the coding sequence CTGCGCGAGCGTTATATTACCTATCGCCGCAACGGCGCGCCGCCGTTCAGCGCGGCGCTGGGCTGTCTGTGGCTGACGCTCGCCTGGCTGCTGCTGCCGCTGGAAAACCCGCGCTGGCAGGCCATCCGCGCGCAGCACGCGCTGCTGTTCCCGCATATTCATCCTGACCGTCCGCGTCCGCTGGATACGGTGCGTTATCTGCTGCAGGCGCTGTGGCTGGTGACGCTGCGGCCCTGGCGCGCTGTCGGTGCGCCGCGCTGGCGGCCCGTCTCGGCGCTGCAAATCTGGCGCGAGCGCTTTAACCTCTGGCTGGAGTCGCTCCCGCAGCGCTTCAGCGATGAAACCGACCACCTGAACGAGCAGAAAGAGCTGGGCCATATTAATGAGCGCCTGCGGCGCGTCGTGCTTGGCGTGGTGGTCTTTTTCTCGCTGGTGCTGGCGCTCCTGTGCGTGACGCAGCCGTTTAACCCGCTGTCGCAGTTTATTTTCCTGATGCTGCTCTGGGGCGTGGCGCTGCTGGTGCGCCGCCTGCCGGGCCGTTTCTCGGCGCTGATGCTGATTGTGCTGTCGCTGACTGTCTCCTGCCGCTACATCTGGTGGCGCTATACCTCGACGCTGAACTGGAACGATCCGGTAAGTCTGGTGTGCGGTCTGGTGCTGCTGGTGGCGGAAACCTACGCGTGGGTGGTGCTGGTGCTCGGCTACTTCCAGGTGATCTGGCCGCTCAACCGCCAGCCGGTGCCGCTGCCCAAAGATCTGAAAACGTGGCCGTCGGTCGATATTTTCGTGCCGACCTATAACGAAGATCTGCACGTGGTGAAAAACACCATTTACGCCTCGCTTGGCATCGACTGGCCGAAAGACAAACTCAAAATCTGGATCCTTGATGACGGCAACCGCGAGGAGTTTCGCCGCTTCGCCGAATCGGTCGGCGTGGAGTATGTGGCGCGGCCAACCCACGAGCACGCCAAAGCGGGCAATATCAACAACGCGCTGAAGCTCGCGAAAGGCGATTTCGTGTCGATTTTCGACTGCGACCACGTCCCGACGCGCTCGTTCCTGCAACTCACGCTGGGCTGGTTCCTGAAAGACAAAAAGCTCGCGATGATGCAGACCCCGCACCACTTCTTCTCGCCGGACCCGTTTGAGCGCAACCTCGGGCGTTTTCGTAAAACGCCGAACGAAGGGACGCTGTTCTACGGCCTGGTGCAGGACGGCAACGACATGTGGGACGCGACCTTTTTCTGCGGCTCCTGCGCCGTCATTCGCCGCGGCCCGCTGGATGAAATCGGCGGCATCGCCGTAGAAACCGTTACTGAAGATGCCCATACCTCGCTGCGTCTGCACCGGCGCGGCTACACCTCCGCCTATATGCGTATCCCGCAGGCGGCGGGGCTGGCGACCGAAAGCCTCTCGGCGCATATCGGCCAGCGTATCCGCTGGGCGCGCGGCATGGTGCAGATTTTCCGTCTCGATAACCCGCTCTTTGGCAAAGGGCTCAAGCTCGGTCAGCGCCTGTGCTACGTCAACGCGATGCTGCACTTCCTCTCCGGCGTGCCGCGGCTTATCTTCCTGACCGCGCCGCTGGCGTTCCTGCTGCTGCACGCCTATATCATCTACGCCCCGGCATTGATGATTGCGCTGTTCGTGTTGCCGCACATGGCGCACGCCAGCCTGACCAACTCCAAAATCCAGGGCAAATATCGCCACTCGTTCTGGAGCGAAATCTATGAAACGGTGCTCGCCTGGTACATTACGCGGCCTACCATGGTGGCGTTGTTCAACCCGCACAAAGGGAAGTTCAACGTCACCGCCAAAGGCGGGCTGGTGGAAGAAGAGTATGTCGACTGGGTGATTTCGCGCCCGTACCTGATGCTGGTGCTAATTAACTTGCTCGGCGTGCTGGTCGGCGTCTGGCGCTACTTCTACGGCCCGGCTAACGAGATGCTGACGGTTATCGTCAGTATCGTCTGGGTCTTCTACAACCTGATTATCCTCGGCGGCGCGGTGGCGGTGTCGGTGGAGAGCAAACAGGTGCGTCGCGCCCATCGCGTGGAGATGGTGATGCCGGCGGCTATCGCCCGCGAAGACGGCCATCTCTTCTCCTGTACGGTGCAGGATTACTCCGACGGCGGCCTTGGCATTAAAGTGCATGGCGGCGCGCAACTGTTACAGGGGCAGAAGGTGAACCTGCTGATGAAACGCGGCGCGCAGGAGTATGTCTTCCCGGCGAAAGTCGTGCGCGTCTTCGGCGACGAAATCGGCCTCAACCTCGACGGCCTGACCACGCGCCAGCATATCGATTTTGTTCAATGTACCTTTGCGCGCGCCGACACCTGGGCGCTCTGGCAGGACAGTTTCCCGGAAGACAAACCGCTGGAAAGCATGCTCGATATCCTCAAGCTCGGCTTCAGAGGGTATCGCCACCTGGCGGAATTTGCGCCAGCATCACTAAAAATTGTCTTTCGCACCCTTACCACGCTGGTTTCCTGGATAGTGTCGTTTATCCCCCGTCGTCCGGACAGGACGGCTTTGGGGGAACGTGCACTCCCGGTTATGGCTCAACAATGA
- the yhjS gene encoding Uncharacterized protein yhjS: protein MGIDSLWDELRHISAGGTGWINCDRHSDAITFVNQTLLAQTPETKVAVITMDAAPETVIAPLPAAPQGPNEVRLFTMPKSQNAFHRLHHDLLCSFEPEHYFIVLLCAENAWQGVAPAHIKAWIRKSQSWAQEHQCTLLIINSGAQADQQTSMLMTEYQQLSGLATLRYQGDAWLYDVAFWFNDKGVSARQQLPVTLINDRLSLAPRQEVSLQARSDERRVLSHIAVLEGAPPLSENWTLFESNDALFNEARQAQAATVIFSLSQNSQIEGLARHVHALRRQRGSALKIIVRENKASVRATDERLLLGCGANMVIPWNAPLSRCLTLIESVQNQQFTRFVPEDVNMLLEAMQPLKMRGYQPWDMFCNAVGALMNNVLIPQDNKGILVALRPVPGIRVEQALTLCRPGRMGDIVTLGENRLVLFLSFCRITDLDTALSHIFPLPISELFSNRMVWHEDKQIAAEILQMSAMRPEQWAAPLEMTRKARETAALLADAPKTRARQVPTPITLLNDTAQERAL, encoded by the coding sequence ATTGGCATTGATTCGCTCTGGGATGAACTGCGCCATATTTCGGCAGGCGGAACAGGCTGGATAAATTGCGACCGCCACAGCGATGCTATTACGTTCGTCAATCAAACGCTTCTTGCGCAAACCCCTGAGACAAAAGTGGCTGTCATTACCATGGACGCCGCGCCAGAAACCGTGATTGCGCCGCTTCCGGCCGCGCCGCAAGGCCCGAATGAAGTGCGCCTGTTTACCATGCCGAAAAGCCAGAATGCCTTTCATCGTCTGCATCACGATTTGCTTTGCAGTTTTGAACCTGAACATTATTTCATTGTGCTGCTGTGTGCGGAAAACGCCTGGCAAGGCGTAGCGCCCGCTCATATTAAAGCCTGGATAAGAAAAAGCCAAAGCTGGGCGCAGGAACATCAATGCACATTGCTGATTATTAACTCCGGCGCGCAGGCTGACCAGCAAACGTCGATGCTGATGACCGAATATCAGCAGCTCTCCGGGCTTGCCACCTTACGCTATCAGGGCGACGCCTGGCTGTATGACGTGGCGTTCTGGTTTAACGATAAAGGCGTCAGCGCGCGCCAGCAGTTGCCGGTGACATTAATTAACGATCGTCTTTCGCTGGCGCCGCGCCAGGAAGTGTCGTTACAGGCGCGCAGCGACGAACGCCGTGTGCTGAGCCATATCGCCGTGCTCGAAGGCGCGCCGCCGCTTTCCGAAAACTGGACGCTCTTTGAAAGTAACGACGCGCTGTTTAACGAGGCGCGCCAGGCGCAGGCCGCGACGGTGATTTTCTCGCTTTCGCAAAACAGTCAGATAGAGGGGCTGGCGCGTCACGTGCACGCGCTGCGCCGCCAGCGCGGCAGCGCGCTGAAAATCATCGTGCGCGAAAACAAAGCCAGCGTGCGCGCTACCGACGAACGGCTGCTGCTGGGCTGCGGCGCGAATATGGTGATCCCATGGAACGCCCCGCTCTCCCGCTGCCTGACGCTGATTGAAAGCGTGCAGAACCAGCAGTTCACCCGCTTTGTGCCGGAAGATGTGAACATGCTGCTGGAGGCGATGCAGCCGCTGAAAATGCGCGGCTATCAGCCGTGGGATATGTTCTGCAACGCCGTCGGCGCGCTGATGAACAACGTGCTTATCCCGCAGGATAATAAAGGAATTCTGGTGGCGCTGCGCCCGGTGCCGGGCATTCGCGTCGAACAGGCGCTGACGCTCTGCCGTCCGGGCCGCATGGGCGATATCGTGACGCTTGGCGAAAACCGGCTGGTGCTGTTTTTATCGTTCTGCCGTATCACCGATCTCGACACCGCGCTGAGCCATATTTTCCCGCTGCCGATAAGCGAGCTGTTTTCCAACCGTATGGTGTGGCATGAAGATAAACAGATAGCGGCAGAGATCCTGCAAATGAGCGCGATGCGCCCGGAACAGTGGGCCGCGCCGCTTGAGATGACCCGCAAGGCCCGCGAGACGGCCGCGCTGCTCGCCGACGCGCCGAAAACGCGCGCGCGCCAGGTGCCGACGCCCATTACGCTGCTTAACGACACCGCACAGGAGCGCGCGTTATGA
- the yhjQ gene encoding Uncharacterized protein yhjQ, whose amino-acid sequence MTVLALQGVRGGVGTTSLTAALGWALHQLGETVLVIDASPDNLLRLSFNIDFDHVDGWARALLDDKPWQSTAWRYAPGLDVLPYGALRQAERENDVSPALGAFAQHLHTLKASGHWRWVLLDLPCGFDAVTRSLLQVADRTLCVVQPDANCHARLHQQALPNGCDLLANFRLISSQVQNDIWQLWLQTQRHLVPVAVHRDEAMMESFAAKQPVGEYRPDSLVAEEIVTLANWCLLHYGSEGA is encoded by the coding sequence ATGACCGTTCTGGCATTACAGGGCGTACGTGGCGGCGTGGGGACCACCTCCTTAACGGCGGCGCTCGGTTGGGCGCTGCATCAGCTGGGCGAAACGGTGCTGGTGATTGACGCCTCGCCGGATAACCTGTTGCGCCTCTCTTTTAATATCGATTTCGACCACGTCGATGGCTGGGCGCGCGCGCTGCTGGACGATAAACCCTGGCAATCTACCGCCTGGCGTTACGCGCCAGGGCTGGACGTTCTGCCATACGGCGCGCTGCGTCAGGCGGAGCGAGAAAATGATGTGTCGCCTGCGCTCGGCGCGTTCGCGCAGCATCTTCACACGCTAAAAGCGAGCGGCCACTGGCGCTGGGTGCTGCTCGATCTGCCGTGCGGTTTTGACGCCGTGACCCGCAGCCTGTTGCAGGTGGCCGACCGCACGCTCTGCGTGGTGCAGCCCGACGCCAACTGCCACGCGCGCTTACATCAGCAGGCGCTGCCCAACGGCTGCGATCTGCTGGCGAATTTCCGCCTGATCTCAAGCCAGGTGCAAAACGACATCTGGCAGCTCTGGCTGCAAACGCAGCGCCATCTGGTGCCGGTCGCGGTGCATCGCGACGAGGCGATGATGGAGAGCTTCGCCGCCAAACAGCCTGTGGGCGAATACCGCCCGGATTCGCTGGTGGCGGAAGAGATTGTCACGCTGGCGAACTGGTGTTTGCTGCATTACGGGAGTGAAGGCGCATGA
- the yhjT gene encoding Uncharacterized protein yhjT produces the protein MMSISDILQLIALCALIFIPLGYALCVGKRRMMKALRPLLFRPRFVKPAGTLRRRSTVKANVKHD, from the coding sequence ATGATGTCGATTAGCGATATTCTTCAGCTTATCGCCCTGTGCGCGCTGATTTTTATCCCGCTGGGATACGCGCTGTGCGTGGGCAAGCGTCGCATGATGAAAGCGCTGCGCCCGCTGCTGTTTCGCCCCCGATTTGTTAAACCCGCTGGTACGCTGCGCCGCCGCTCTACCGTCAAGGCAAATGTAAAACATGACTAA
- the bcsB gene encoding Cyclic di-GMP-binding protein has translation MMTATPARTEALTPATPPVAGTEPAPATEGAVLGQVMPGVEGAGAPVVQDGAPARNVTLSFASIAPPPGSMVLKGLSPDGFVEFGMRSDEIISKATLNLTYTPSPSLLPVQSQLKVYLNDELMDVLPVTKEQLGKKTTAQVPIDPLYVSDFNRVRLEFVGHYRDVCENQASNTLWMDIGRNSALNLTFQTLQLQNDLSHFPVPFFDSRDNRPLELPMVFAAAPDLATQQAASIVSSWFGSRSGWRGQRFPVLYNALPTRHAVVFATNDKRPDFLRDLPPAKGPMVRMMSHPQTPWVKLLVIEGRDEKDLIQAAKGIAQGSLLFRGDSVEVGDVKPLLARQPYDAPNWVRTDRAVTFGELKNYEEQLQATGLEPNPISLTLNLPPDLYLLRSNGIDMRLNYRYTSPATRDNSRMDISLNNQFLQSFTLLPKDETNRLMLRLPLLQGLLDGKTEVTLPTLRLGAANQLRFDFEYTNPLPGGSIDNCVTFQTVPNRVVVGDDSTLDFSNYHHFIAMPDLRSFANAGFPFSRMADLSDTLIVMPKQPNPAQLTTLLGTAGTIGAQTGFPAVNLTITNDGGDMQNKDADILVIGALPASLKDDKRIDMLVNATQSWVKTPTRDVTLIDTDARDRQPQMQTQVTSSGPMAAVVGFQSPYHDQRSVVALLADSPRGYELLNNALNDSGKRAAMYGSVAVIRESGVNSLRVGDVYYVGHLPWFDRIWYALANHPILLAIFAAISVVLLAWVLWRLLRILSRRRLDPGNHE, from the coding sequence GTGATGACCGCTACCCCTGCGCGCACCGAGGCGTTAACGCCCGCCACGCCGCCTGTCGCGGGCACCGAGCCTGCGCCTGCGACAGAAGGGGCGGTACTCGGCCAGGTGATGCCGGGTGTGGAAGGCGCTGGCGCGCCCGTCGTTCAGGATGGCGCGCCTGCGCGCAACGTCACGCTGAGTTTCGCCAGCATCGCGCCGCCGCCGGGCAGCATGGTCCTTAAAGGACTCAGCCCGGACGGGTTTGTCGAATTCGGGATGCGCAGCGATGAAATTATCTCTAAAGCGACGCTGAACCTGACCTACACGCCGTCGCCGTCGCTGCTGCCGGTACAGTCGCAGCTGAAGGTTTATCTGAACGATGAGCTGATGGATGTCCTGCCGGTGACCAAAGAGCAGCTCGGCAAGAAAACCACCGCCCAGGTGCCTATCGATCCGCTTTATGTCAGCGATTTCAACCGCGTGCGTCTGGAGTTTGTCGGCCACTATCGCGACGTGTGCGAAAACCAGGCCAGCAACACGCTGTGGATGGATATCGGGCGTAACAGCGCGCTGAATCTCACCTTCCAGACGCTGCAGCTGCAAAACGATTTGTCGCACTTCCCGGTGCCGTTCTTTGATTCGCGCGATAACCGCCCGCTGGAGCTGCCGATGGTGTTTGCCGCGGCGCCGGATCTCGCGACCCAGCAGGCCGCGAGCATCGTCTCTTCCTGGTTCGGCTCCCGCTCCGGCTGGCGCGGCCAGCGCTTCCCGGTGCTCTATAACGCGCTCCCGACGCGCCACGCGGTGGTGTTCGCCACCAACGATAAGCGCCCGGATTTCCTGCGCGATCTACCGCCGGCCAAAGGCCCGATGGTGCGCATGATGAGCCACCCGCAAACCCCGTGGGTGAAGCTGCTGGTGATTGAAGGACGCGACGAGAAAGACCTTATTCAGGCCGCTAAAGGCATTGCGCAGGGCAGTCTGCTGTTCCGCGGCGACAGTGTCGAAGTGGGCGACGTAAAACCGCTGCTGGCGCGCCAGCCTTACGATGCGCCGAACTGGGTGCGCACCGATCGCGCCGTCACGTTTGGCGAGCTGAAGAACTATGAAGAGCAGTTGCAGGCGACCGGCCTTGAGCCGAACCCGATTTCGCTGACGCTGAACCTGCCGCCGGATCTCTATCTGTTGCGCAGCAACGGCATCGACATGCGCCTTAACTACCGCTATACGTCGCCTGCCACACGCGATAACTCGCGGATGGATATCAGCCTGAACAACCAGTTCCTGCAATCCTTCACGCTGTTGCCGAAAGATGAAACCAACCGTCTGATGCTGCGCCTGCCGCTGCTACAGGGGCTGCTGGATGGCAAGACCGAAGTGACGCTGCCAACGCTGCGCCTCGGCGCGGCGAACCAGCTGCGGTTCGATTTTGAATACACCAACCCGTTGCCGGGCGGTTCGATTGATAACTGCGTGACCTTCCAGACCGTGCCGAACCGCGTGGTGGTGGGCGATGATTCCACGCTGGATTTTTCGAACTATCATCACTTTATCGCGATGCCGGACTTGCGCTCCTTCGCTAACGCCGGTTTCCCGTTCAGCCGTATGGCGGATCTCTCTGATACGCTTATCGTGATGCCGAAACAGCCGAACCCGGCGCAGCTCACCACGCTGCTGGGCACGGCGGGCACCATCGGCGCGCAGACCGGTTTCCCGGCGGTTAACCTCACGATCACTAACGATGGCGGCGACATGCAGAACAAAGACGCCGATATTCTGGTGATCGGCGCGCTGCCGGCGTCGCTGAAAGATGATAAACGCATCGATATGCTGGTGAACGCCACGCAAAGCTGGGTGAAAACCCCGACGCGCGACGTGACGCTTATCGATACCGATGCCCGCGACCGTCAGCCGCAGATGCAAACGCAGGTGACTTCTTCCGGGCCGATGGCCGCCGTGGTGGGCTTCCAGTCGCCGTATCACGATCAGCGCAGCGTCGTGGCGCTGCTGGCGGACAGCCCGCGCGGTTATGAACTGCTGAACAATGCGCTTAATGACAGCGGTAAACGCGCCGCCATGTATGGCTCTGTCGCGGTTATCCGCGAATCAGGCGTCAACAGCCTGCGCGTGGGCGACGTCTACTATGTCGGTCACCTGCCGTGGTTCGATCGCATCTGGTACGCGCTGGCAAACCACCCGATTCTGCTGGCGATTTTCGCGGCTATCAGCGTCGTGTTGCTGGCCTGGGTGCTGTGGCGTCTGCTGCGTATCCTGAGCCGTCGCCGTCTTGATCCGGGCAACCATGAGTAA
- the dppF gene encoding Dipeptide transport ATP-binding protein dppF, with product MWWTTAASQNAITPSMMPGGQPIMSTHEAATQQPLLQAIDLKKHYPVKKGFFAPERLVKALDGVSFTLERGKTLAVVGESGCGKSTLGRLLTMIETPTGGELYYQGQDLLKPDETAEKLRRQKIQIVFQNPYGSLNPRKKVGQILEEPLLINSSLNKEARREKALAMMAKVGLKTEHYDRYPHMFSGGQRQRIAIARGLMLDPDVVIADEPVSALDVSVRAQVLNLMMDLQQDMGLSYVFISHDLSVVEHIADEVMVMYLGRCVEKGTKDQIFSNPRHPYTQALLSATPRLNPDDRRERIKLTGELPSPLNPPPGCAFSARCRRRFGPCTQIQPQLKEYNGQLVACFAVDQDETGEPRIP from the coding sequence ATCTGGTGGACAACGGCCGCCAGTCAAAATGCCATTACCCCCTCGATGATGCCGGGAGGCCAACCAATTATGAGCACGCATGAGGCCGCCACGCAGCAACCGCTGTTACAGGCTATCGACCTGAAAAAACATTACCCGGTGAAGAAGGGCTTCTTCGCGCCGGAACGTCTGGTGAAAGCGCTGGACGGCGTCTCGTTTACGCTGGAGCGCGGCAAAACGCTGGCGGTGGTGGGCGAATCGGGCTGTGGAAAATCCACGCTGGGCCGCCTGCTCACCATGATAGAAACGCCGACCGGCGGCGAGCTTTACTACCAGGGCCAGGATCTGCTGAAACCGGATGAAACGGCGGAGAAACTGCGCCGTCAGAAAATCCAGATTGTGTTTCAAAACCCGTATGGCTCGCTGAACCCGCGCAAAAAAGTGGGGCAAATCCTTGAGGAGCCGCTGCTGATTAACAGCTCGCTCAACAAAGAGGCGCGCCGCGAGAAAGCGCTGGCGATGATGGCGAAAGTGGGGCTGAAAACCGAGCACTACGACCGTTACCCGCATATGTTCTCTGGCGGCCAGCGCCAGCGTATCGCCATCGCGCGCGGGCTGATGCTTGACCCGGACGTGGTGATCGCCGATGAACCGGTCTCCGCGCTGGACGTGTCGGTGCGCGCGCAGGTGCTGAATTTGATGATGGATCTGCAGCAGGATATGGGGCTTTCGTATGTGTTTATCTCCCACGACTTGTCGGTGGTGGAGCACATCGCCGATGAAGTGATGGTGATGTATCTCGGCCGCTGCGTGGAGAAAGGCACGAAAGACCAGATTTTCTCGAATCCGCGTCATCCGTATACCCAGGCGCTGCTCTCCGCGACGCCGCGCCTGAACCCGGACGACCGCCGCGAGCGTATTAAGCTCACCGGCGAGCTGCCGAGCCCGCTGAATCCGCCGCCGGGGTGCGCCTTTAGCGCCCGCTGCCGTCGCCGCTTCGGCCCGTGTACGCAGATCCAGCCGCAGCTTAAGGAATATAACGGCCAGCTGGTCGCCTGTTTCGCCGTCGATCAGGATGAAACCGGCGAGCCGCGCATTCCTTAA